Genomic segment of Vibrio natriegens NBRC 15636 = ATCC 14048 = DSM 759:
AAGGCACTTTGTTCAGCAAGATTTACCTGAGCTTTTTCTACACCTTCAACCTTAGTTAATGCTTTTTCGACTGAAGAAACGCAACTTGCGCAGGTCATTCCCTGGATTAGCATTTGCAGTTGAGTGCTGCTGGCTGGTGGAATGTCTTCCAGTGGTTTATCTGGTGCTTCGCTTTGTGCTGGTTGGGTTTCATCTTCAGGCTCGGCACTTTTAACTTCTGTACTTTCGGTGCCTGTGATGACTTCTTTACTCGCGGTGTAGCCTAAGCTCGCGACAAGATCGATGACTTGCTGTTCAGAAAGAAGAGTTCGGATATTTAATTGCGTCGTCGAAGCTTCAAATGAGATAACGTCTGCATTTGACTCTAATAAAGTAGAGAGCTTTCTGACACAGCCGCCACAGCTTAATCTGGACAAGTTAAAGTCATAGGCGTGACCAGCCTGATAGCCCAAGGATTCTATAGACTCAACAATCTCGTTTAAAGAGGCATCGGTTTTGACTTCCACAGAGGTCGGGGACAAGTTGAGGATTTCAACACTATGGTTTGCATGTAAAGTTTTCTCAACTTTCCTTGCACAACCCATGCAGTTAAGCCCTGATAACGGTACTACAAACTGATTCATAACTTTTCCTCACTGATCGCAATATAGTGAGCTTAAACCTTACTGCAAGGGTAAGGTCAAGGTTTGTTATCAATGAAGTTAATTTCGTTGAACCCCGCATCGAGAGGTTATTTGGGTATATGAACACGGAAGGATTGTAGTATTGACTTACGATGGTAAAATGTCGCCACTTTTATCCTTGACAATACAACGAGAACCCTCTCGTTGAACATTAACCCTAAGGAACTCAAATGACGGTTAAAACTCGTTTTGCTCCTAGCCCAACTGGCTATCTACACGTTGGTGGTGCGCGTACGGCACTGTATTCTTGGCTATATGCTAAAAACCAAGGTGGTGAATTCGTTCTGCGTATCGAAGATACAGACCTTGAGCGTAACTCTAAAGAAGCGGTTGATGCGATTCTGGAAGGTATGGAATGGCTAGGTCTGGAGTGGGATGAAGGTCCTTACTACCAAACTCAACGTTTTGACCGTTACAACGAAATGGTTGATAAGCTGGTTGCTGAAGACAAAGCATACAAATGTTACGCATCTAAAGAGCTACTGGATGAGATTCGTGCAGAGCAAGAAGTGAACAAAGAAATGCCTCGCTACGATGCTAACCATCCTAAAATCAAAGCGGCAAACGATGCGGCGAAAGATGGTGATCCTTGCGTAATTCGTTTCCGCAACCCGAAAGAGGGTAGTGTTGTATTTGAAGACCAAATCCGTGGTCGTATCGAAATCCGTAACGAGCAGATGGATGACTTGATCATTCGCCGTACTGATGGTTCACCAACGTACAACTTCTGTGTTGTGGTTGATGACTGGGATATGGGCATCACACACGTTGTTCGTGGTGAGGATCACATCAACAACACACCTCGTCAGATCAACATTTACGAAGCACTAGGTGCACCAGTACCTACATTTGCTCACTGTGCAATGATTCTGGGTGACGACGGTGCGAAACTGTCTAAACGTCACGGCGCTGTATCGGTAATGCAGTACCGCGATATGGGTTACCTACCAGCTGCCCTAAACAACTACCTTGTTCGTCTGGGCTGGTCTCACGGTGACCAAGAAATCTTCACTCAAGAAGAAATGATTAATCTGTTTAGTCTGGACGCCGTATCTAAGTCAGCGTCTGCATTTAACACAGATAAGCTGCAGTGGCTAAACAACCACTACATCAAGAGCTCTGATCCAGCGTACGTTGCAGAGCACTTACAATGGCACCTAGACCAACAGAAGCTGGACGTGACAAACGGCCCTGCAATCACTGAAGTGATCAAATTGGTTGGTGAGCGTTGTAATACCCTTGTTGAACTGGCTGAGCAGATTCGCTACTTCTACGAAGATTTCTCTGAGTTTGAAGCGGGCGCTGCGAAGAAACACCTACGTGGTGTAGCAAAAGAGCCTCTAGAGCTTGCACTTGCAAAAGCAGAAGCGTTAACTGAGTGGACAACTGAAAGCATCAAAGATGGTGTAATTACAGCTGTTTGCGAAGAGCTAGAAATCGGCATGGGTAAAATTGGTATGCCGCTACGTGTAGCAGTAACAGGCGGTGGTCAGTCTCCATCTGTTGACGCAGTTATGGCTCTAATTGGTCAAGAGCGTTGTATTGCTCGTATTAAAATGGCCTTAGCGTTTATTGCTGAACGTGAAGCTAATGCATAATTCAATTGCATAGATATTCAAAAACCGCGGTAATTTCCGCGGTTTTTTTATGTCTAAAGAATGTAATAAAAGCGAAAGTAGTGAACAGATTTGACTGATGTACATGCTATGTCGGCGTGTTGATGTTTGTTTTTTGATAAATTTTTGTAATTAAAGATCGTGGTTTTTAGTGCTTATTCAATGGCTGATTTTCAAACTATCCCTCTGATTAATATCTACTATCTATAAAGTTCCCCAAGTGGCATCTCAATAGTGAGACAAATATCTGCATTAGTTACTTTGTTGTGACTTTTGGCGCAAACGTTTGCGTCGTTGTCACGATAGGCTTTTGGTGCTCTATATCACATAATGTTTGCGGTTTTGATGACACTAAACTGACAGTTTTGGGATTTTTCTCGAGATTTCTTAGCGTTATAGTTCATCTCGTCAGTGGGACCCAAATAGCGGTCCCGAATACTGTACAGGAATGCTACCCGAGCAACTTTTGATAAATAATTTGCATGTATATGCACGAAGTTGGCTTCGGTAATACGCTCAAGGAATGAATCAAATTGGAATACAACGTCAGTCGGCGACGCATTTCGTGATCTAATAAAAGTAATTCTTAATAGGAATCAATAATGAAAAAACTAGCAGCGGTAATTTCAGCATCTTTACTTATGGCATCAGCGGCTCAAGCCGAAGTTTATGTTGGCGGTAAAATGGGTAAATCTTGGTTGGAAGATGCTTGTGTAGCAGGTCAATCTTGCGATAAAGATGACTCGACTCTTGGTGCTTTTGTTGGTTACGAATTCAATGACTACATTGCAGTTGAAGCAGGTTTTGACAATGTTGGTGATTTTGATAACACCTCTTTCGGTGGTCACGTAGAAGCTATCACCCTTGCGCCTAAATTCAGCCTACCAATCACTGAAGACATCGCACTTTACGGTAAAGTGGGTGGCGCTTACGTAATGTTCGATGGTAAAGACGATTACTCTTACCTTGGTGCGGCAGGTCTTGAGTTCAACCTAAGCCAAAATGTTACAGCTCGTGCGGAATACCAAACTATCACTGACATCAACAACGATATAGTTCGCGCAACAGGCAATACAGCGACCCTAGGTGTTTCATTCAAATTCGGTGGCAGCGAAGAGCCAGTTGTTGAAGAAGCGCCAATCGTTGAAGAAGTGGTTGTTGTAGAAGAGCCAGTCGTTGTAACGAAAACATTTGAAACTCAAACTATCGGTACTGGTGGCTTCGATCTAAACAGCACAACACTAAAACCTGAAAGCGCAGCTAAACTAGACAACTTGGTTGCTTTCCTAAACGAGCATCCACAAGCGAATGTTGAAGTGGTAGGCTACACAGATGCTTCTGGCGCTGCATCATACAACCAAAAAGTTTCTGAGAAACGCGCAGAATCTGTTGCTAACGCGCTAGTAGAAAAAGGCATTGATGCATCACGCATCCACGCTCGTGGTGAAGGTGAAAACAACCCTATCGCATCAAACGAAACGCGTGAAGGTCGTCAACAAAACCGTCGCGTAGAAGTGATTGTTCCTGAATTTGAATACCAAGTTCAGCAATAAGATACTATTTAAACAAATAGAGTCCTGAATTTAAATGCCCCAAAGCGTTAGCGCTTTGGGGCATTTTTATAACTACTGTCGATGCAAAAACCAGTAACAGCCTAAAATGACTTAGTACATTGGGTTATTTAAGATCGATACTGTTTAGGCGTCCCATGAACGTAAGTATTTCCAGATTTTCCTTGTGAGCTTCCAGCAGTGCTTTTTTGGTTTGCATGTATGCGGCAAGCTTGCCGTATTTACTGATTGAGCGCACAACCGTCTTGTACTTATATTCTCCGCGTTCGTTAAACTCTCGCCACTTGGCAATGTAACAAGTGTCTCGATTGTCTGGATTCTCTAGAGTTGGATTGGGTTTATGAACGATTTTCGGTTCAACACTGTGCGGTAATCTTGTCATCAGATAGGGATCTTTCAAAAGGCGCCGCCAAAACTTGCCCCACATCTGCTGTCCCAATTCATTTCTCAATTTAATGGCTTTCTTTAGTCCCTTCTCCTCTCCAATGCGCACGAACCCTACAGAGCGGTGAAGTACCGTATCCTCTGGGGTGTGGATGTGGATCTTAAAGGCTGTTTTGCCTTTGGATATAAAACGGTGTCCGGTATTTGTAATTAAATTGCTCTTAGACATAGTGCTAACTAATATTCTTATTAATAGCCAAAAAGGGTAAGCAAAACTCATCAATAATTAAAGTCATAAAATATAAAACTGTAAATAGCTGCGTTTAAAATTGGTTTTGTGCCGTTAGTGAATGTTCTAGAAAAAGACGCTGAGTGAGCTTCTAATGAATCGTCTCAAGTGATGTCAGATCAAGGGAAAAGAAAAAAACCTTAGTTCAATCGCGAACTAAGGTTCTGATGTGGCGCCCCCAGTAGGATTCGAACCTACGACCTGTCCCTTAGGAGGGGACTGCGCTATCCAGCTGTGCCATGAGGGCGTAATACCAGCTACTGCAGTTGGTATAATCAAATAAGATGCGTCATCTATAATATTCAAAAGTACGCATATCTCAAGGCCTAATGTTGTCTTTTAGAGTATCTTGTTCATTACATCGCCAATTTGAACGCTTGATGACAGGTTGGGTTGATCGATGCTCAGTTCTGCTTCGTGTTCATAAACGCGCGACACGGTTAAGGTCACTTCACTTTGCGATACTTTGTTACGTGGTAAACCACTTTGATCGATAAAAGACGCGGTGTGCCACAATTGCAATTTGTCGCCCTCTTTAACACCGTGCATACGGCCTAAATCCATAGTGACGGTGTTTCCGTAGACAGCCACTACTTCCGGCAAGGTTATCTTACAAGACAGTTCTGATTCCAAATCTAACATGATGTTACGGCTTACGCGCAGCATCATTTCACCATAAGTAGAGGCCCAGAATCGCGCGCTTCGTGTGTCGACCTGACTGGTTTTTGCAAACGGCCAGCGAGCGACTTCGCGGTAGGTTTTATAAAAGACTTCATGGCCAGTTTTGCCATCATAAACTTTCATCTCTAAGGCAAACTGCCGGTTGATGATGTCATCTTTGAGTACTTTAGATTCAATTGTCGCGGTTAAGTCAGTAATGACGCCACCAATGATGTACTGTGCTCCATTGTCCTCGGCAATCATCTGAGTGCGAGCAGGGTAGTTGCGGCTAATCGAGTAGTCGGTAGTGCCGACAGAAACGAAACTGTGCGAGGTCTGATCGAGCTGACGATTCACAACGTGGCTAAAGTCATCACCAACTTGATAAATTTGTCCCATCACGGCTTGTTGAGGAGAGGCGACATCAATATTCCCAACCAGGATGGTTTTTTTGTATTGAGCCGTGTGGCAACCCATTGCCGATGGGTAGATGTCGACACGGAGCTTTATCTCCATCTTACCACTTCGCTTTCGCTCTGATTCAACCAGGATGTAGCGTACTTCATGGTTAGTGAACTGATACTCTTTGCGGTTTTCTTCCAATAGCGGCATTAAATTACTGATGCTGCCAATATCTGCCCCCGAAAAGTTGACGGCTTTAAAAAGCGCATCCTCTAAGGCGTGTAGCCTTGCCGCATCGTCCGAAGATACGATCGTGGCAACGCCTGTCACTTCGTACCACGCGGCGACTGCGCGAAAAGGCAGAAGCAGAACGAAAGTGATTGATAATACGCTGATTAATATTTTTTTCATGGCTTGTAACCGTTCAGGTATAAATATTGCTAAAACAAACATCAGTGAAGTTTGGTAGCGCTTTCTAGTTTGGACAGGCAAAAGAAAAGCAAAGACTGTTCCAAGATTTCGTTTCTTGTCATGAATGACAAGGAACAGTGACACCCAAGATTATCTGGAGAATCAATCCATGAAAAAATGGCTTGCTGCCGCATCGATGATGACGCTTTTGACATCGTGCGCGTATTCACCAATTTACAATGGTAAAGAACCCTATTCAGGCAGTCAGTTCATGCTGATGGATAGCCCGCGTCATACGATGGACTTTTTTATTGAAAGCATGACGGAAGAGTTGATGGTTTCTAACGTCGCGGTCTCTGCGCGTACGCCTATTGCGATCACATCATTCGTTGATTTACAGAATATGGATGCAACCAATTGGTTGGGGAACTCGGTATCTGAAGGATTCATCCATCAGTTCCAGCGTCGTGGATTTAAAGTGGTGGACTTTAAAACGACGGGCTCGATCCAGGTCACTCAACAAGGTGACTTTGCATTGAGCAGAGACTGGAGCGATCTCGCGCAAGAGCAGGAAATCCAATACGTATTAACTGGCACTATGCTACGCCAAGAAGGTGGTGTGCTTGTAAACGCTCGCGTGGTTGGGATGCAAAGCCGAATTGTTGTAGCAACGGCACAGGGCTTTTTGCCTGCGGATCGTATTGGCCGCGACTTAGATACGCTGAACAGTATTCGTACTCAAGATGGCGTGCTGATTCGTTCAGACCCGACGATTCGTCAGCCATACACTGTGATTCTCCGCCCATAGGACAGAGCCATGAAAAAATTATTATTTATTATCGCCACCTTGGTGCTGGTGGGTTGCCAACCATTACAGCAGATGCGTCAGGATGAGCTGCTCGTTGCCGTAGGTTATGCCAGCGTGAGTGAACAAACTGGTCGCACTGTAGAAGAAAAACGTGTTCGAGCAATGCGCGCATCGAAAATTGATGCTTACCGTGAACTGGCAGAGCAGGTCTATGGTATGCGTGTCAGTGGCCGAGCAGAGCTGCAAGATCAGCGTTTAGGGACGGAAAGCACAACCGGTGCGGTTGACGGCGTTATTCGCGGCGCAGAAGTGGTGAGAAGCTACTTGGTCGAAGACAGTTATGTAACAGAGCTTCGTCTGGATATCCGCAAAATGGATAAGCTACGAGACTATGGTGAAGTTCAGCAGGTACCTGAGAAGCGTCAGCAGACCCTGTTCTGACATCTAAATAACGTCAGATAATCTCTTTAGCGGCTCATTGGTAACAATGGGTCGTTTTTTATGCGTATAAGTCAGAGTAGATAAACGATAGGGGTATCACGAAGAGAAAAATCAGGCTTTGATGTTGGTGCCTAAAGTCGAAATGGTGTGGGTTTGCCCACCGGCGTTGTAAGTCATACCGACTTTACCGTGGGTGCGTTGAAGCATGTTATTGAGCTTGGTGAAGCTCAGCTGCGCTCGATTGAGCGATTCACCGTTCATTTGATTGACCTGTTGGCAATCAATAACGATAGATTGAATCTGGTTTACCACCTGACTTAGGTGTTCATCTTCGGTAAGCTGATTGACATGCGGGTGAGAGGCGATTCGCTGATCAGTCGTCTTTAATTGATCAATGAGTGTCATCTTTTGTTTGGCAATACTTTCGATATCAGCAGAAACACGCGCAGTGATGGCTTGTGTTTCCTGACGTAAAACGACAGAAAGTGCTTTTGCATTTTCTAGTTGGAAGTTTACGAGATCGACTAATGCTGCCATGAATACTTACCTTGAGCCTAAGTCAGTTAGATTTTGCCTTGCAATTCGCTTTCAAGCTTAATCATGTTGTCGGCCAGTTTTTCTGGATCAACTTTGTATGAGCCGTTTGCGATTGCTTCTTTGATTGCGGCCACTTTTGCGGTGTCATAAGCCGGTGAAGCTGCCATATCCTTTTGGAGTTTATTGACGTCTTTACTTTGTTGGCTCAAAGATACTGCATCTTGTTGCGCTGACACTTTATGCGAATCTGTTGTGTTGGTCGCATTCGATTCATTACGTGCAGGTGCGCGACTTTTATTAGTCGTCATTATCTGACCTGAACGTATATTGTCTATACCTGCCATGTTTTACCTTTGCCTTGTATCGTAATACTGGTACTCAGACTATCGACCAACGCCAAAATAACTTTAATCATTTTGTGCACTTTTATTGATCGATTTTCATCTCGTGCTGTTGTTCGCCGAAGGTCAAAAGTTGACGGTGATTTCTGCAATGCCAGTCACTATGCCTTCTATTATACGTTGTGACTTATCATTTTTCACTCTCACTTGATCACCTGCTGCGCCGTCTTGCAATGCGGTGCCTTGGGTCGAGATCGTCATCCCCGCTTTTACCGCTTGAATTGTCACTCTCTCGTTACGACACACCACGCACACATCATTTCGCTCCACGACATCTCCAAGGCGAACACTACGCTTTAATTTCGCGCCCACGACTTGAGAAAGGTCGGTAAAGCCATCTTTGCGAAAGCGTTGTAACTCAATCATTGACGTGGTGACGTCTGAAGCACTGATGATTTCTCCTCGAACGAGTTGGCGAGTACTGACAAGCATCGGGACCGAAACTGACATACGCACTGGGACGTAGACTTTCCAGTCATCAGCAGAGCATTCAACCAATACATTAATATTGCTGCGCGTGCTGTTGGTGGTTGAAGCCGAAGTGTCGAGAGGTTCTGGGCAGTCGGTAGCTTTAATCCGTGAGTCGATATTTGCTGCATTGACGGTTAACTCACCGCCTGCAGGTTGCTCGACGGTGGCTAAAACATGTTGTTCTGCTGCCATTTTTATCTGCTCGAGCTGATTATCAGTGGCTGAATGAACAAAAAAGCTAAATATACTGAGCAAAATGCCGATAGCCTTAGCGTACTTTGTGAATACCGATCTACATATTGTTTTAGTCAATGTAGTCGAAGTGATAGTGAAATACGCCATAAGGTCTCCCTGGAACAATGCTTGCCAGTGGTAGAGTATCATTTAAAAACAAAAAGTTTGAGATGGAGATGAGCATATGACGGGGATTCTTGACTCAGTGAATCAGCGTACGCAACTCGTCGGTCAGAACCGATTGGAATTGTTGACCTTTAGATTGAT
This window contains:
- the gltX gene encoding glutamate--tRNA ligase, whose product is MTVKTRFAPSPTGYLHVGGARTALYSWLYAKNQGGEFVLRIEDTDLERNSKEAVDAILEGMEWLGLEWDEGPYYQTQRFDRYNEMVDKLVAEDKAYKCYASKELLDEIRAEQEVNKEMPRYDANHPKIKAANDAAKDGDPCVIRFRNPKEGSVVFEDQIRGRIEIRNEQMDDLIIRRTDGSPTYNFCVVVDDWDMGITHVVRGEDHINNTPRQINIYEALGAPVPTFAHCAMILGDDGAKLSKRHGAVSVMQYRDMGYLPAALNNYLVRLGWSHGDQEIFTQEEMINLFSLDAVSKSASAFNTDKLQWLNNHYIKSSDPAYVAEHLQWHLDQQKLDVTNGPAITEVIKLVGERCNTLVELAEQIRYFYEDFSEFEAGAAKKHLRGVAKEPLELALAKAEALTEWTTESIKDGVITAVCEELEIGMGKIGMPLRVAVTGGGQSPSVDAVMALIGQERCIARIKMALAFIAEREANA
- a CDS encoding OmpA family protein — encoded protein: MKKLAAVISASLLMASAAQAEVYVGGKMGKSWLEDACVAGQSCDKDDSTLGAFVGYEFNDYIAVEAGFDNVGDFDNTSFGGHVEAITLAPKFSLPITEDIALYGKVGGAYVMFDGKDDYSYLGAAGLEFNLSQNVTARAEYQTITDINNDIVRATGNTATLGVSFKFGGSEEPVVEEAPIVEEVVVVEEPVVVTKTFETQTIGTGGFDLNSTTLKPESAAKLDNLVAFLNEHPQANVEVVGYTDASGAASYNQKVSEKRAESVANALVEKGIDASRIHARGEGENNPIASNETREGRQQNRRVEVIVPEFEYQVQQ
- a CDS encoding flagellar assembly protein FlgT, whose product is MKKILISVLSITFVLLLPFRAVAAWYEVTGVATIVSSDDAARLHALEDALFKAVNFSGADIGSISNLMPLLEENRKEYQFTNHEVRYILVESERKRSGKMEIKLRVDIYPSAMGCHTAQYKKTILVGNIDVASPQQAVMGQIYQVGDDFSHVVNRQLDQTSHSFVSVGTTDYSISRNYPARTQMIAEDNGAQYIIGGVITDLTATIESKVLKDDIINRQFALEMKVYDGKTGHEVFYKTYREVARWPFAKTSQVDTRSARFWASTYGEMMLRVSRNIMLDLESELSCKITLPEVVAVYGNTVTMDLGRMHGVKEGDKLQLWHTASFIDQSGLPRNKVSQSEVTLTVSRVYEHEAELSIDQPNLSSSVQIGDVMNKIL
- a CDS encoding FlgO family outer membrane protein, encoding MKKWLAAASMMTLLTSCAYSPIYNGKEPYSGSQFMLMDSPRHTMDFFIESMTEELMVSNVAVSARTPIAITSFVDLQNMDATNWLGNSVSEGFIHQFQRRGFKVVDFKTTGSIQVTQQGDFALSRDWSDLAQEQEIQYVLTGTMLRQEGGVLVNARVVGMQSRIVVATAQGFLPADRIGRDLDTLNSIRTQDGVLIRSDPTIRQPYTVILRP
- the flgP gene encoding flagellar assembly lipoprotein FlgP, producing MKKLLFIIATLVLVGCQPLQQMRQDELLVAVGYASVSEQTGRTVEEKRVRAMRASKIDAYRELAEQVYGMRVSGRAELQDQRLGTESTTGAVDGVIRGAEVVRSYLVEDSYVTELRLDIRKMDKLRDYGEVQQVPEKRQQTLF
- a CDS encoding flagella synthesis protein FlgN — protein: MAALVDLVNFQLENAKALSVVLRQETQAITARVSADIESIAKQKMTLIDQLKTTDQRIASHPHVNQLTEDEHLSQVVNQIQSIVIDCQQVNQMNGESLNRAQLSFTKLNNMLQRTHGKVGMTYNAGGQTHTISTLGTNIKA
- the flgM gene encoding flagellar biosynthesis anti-sigma factor FlgM, with product MAGIDNIRSGQIMTTNKSRAPARNESNATNTTDSHKVSAQQDAVSLSQQSKDVNKLQKDMAASPAYDTAKVAAIKEAIANGSYKVDPEKLADNMIKLESELQGKI
- the flgA gene encoding flagellar basal body P-ring formation chaperone FlgA yields the protein MAYFTITSTTLTKTICRSVFTKYAKAIGILLSIFSFFVHSATDNQLEQIKMAAEQHVLATVEQPAGGELTVNAANIDSRIKATDCPEPLDTSASTTNSTRSNINVLVECSADDWKVYVPVRMSVSVPMLVSTRQLVRGEIISASDVTTSMIELQRFRKDGFTDLSQVVGAKLKRSVRLGDVVERNDVCVVCRNERVTIQAVKAGMTISTQGTALQDGAAGDQVRVKNDKSQRIIEGIVTGIAEITVNF